Part of the Faecalibacterium duncaniae genome, CGTGAGTATAGAAAACGACCACCTGATCGAAGGCGGCCAGCCCGTCCAGCGGCTCCAACGCGCCAAAATCGCAGTTGCCGGCCACGGCGTAGACCTTCATTTTGGGGTGCAGGGTCAGCGCCTCTTCCAGGTCGCGCAGGCCATCTCCCAAAAAGACAACGGCATTTGCATCGCTTTCTGCGTGCAGGATGCGCTCCACTGCACTGGCGCTGTTGTGGCTGTCGCTCAGGATCAAAAGTTTCGTCACGGGACTACGTCCTCCTTATTTATACGTATGAAACCTCTCAGTCGCCTTCGGCGACAGGTACGGGTTGCGGCTCCCAGCATTCATTTCGTGTTGTAAACAACACTTATGTCTTGCTGGCCGCGGCCCCAACAGCAACGCCCTTGATCCGCCACTGGCGGCGGTTGTTGCTGTTGCTCCTGGTAGGGGAGCCAAGCTTACGTTCTTGTCTCTCCTGTCAGGAGAGGGGGCAATGCGAAGCATGGACAGAGAGGTCAATCTGCCTGCAAAGCAAGCAGCTGCTTGTACACTTCACTCTTGGAATACGGCGTGCCCTGCGCGGCGGCCTTGGCGGCGGCAGAGGCTGCATAGCCGTTCCGGGTCAGTTCCAGCGCCCGCTGGGCGGCCTGCTCCAGGGTCAGCTCTTCTTCGGCTTCGGCGGCGGGCGCACCGGCCATCACCAGAACATACTCGCCGCGGGGGTCATTCTCGGCATAATGGGTCTGGGCCTCGCCCAGCGTCGTTTTCCAGATCTCCTCGTGGAGCTTGGTCAGCTCCCGGCAGAGGGTGATGCTCCGCTCAGGGCCGAAGGCGGCGGTCAGGTCGTCCAGCGTGGTGCGCAGCTTGTGGGGCGCTTCGTAGAAGATGACCGTCCGCTTTTCCCCCCGCAGCTCGGCCAGCCGCTCCCGCTTCTGCTTTTTGTTCACAGGCAGAAAACCCTCAAACACCCAGCGGGAGGTGTCCTGACCGGAGACGGCCAGCGCCGTCACACAGGCGGAGGCTGCCGGAACGGGCACCACCTTGATGCCCCGGGCCAGCGCGTCCCGCACGATCACCTCGCCCGGGTCAGACACGCAGGGCATACCGGCATCGCTGCACAGGGCGCAGTTCTCGCCTTCCTCAATGCGGCGCAGGATCCCCTCGCCCTTCTGCAGGGCGTGCTCATAGTAGCTCACCATCGGCTTTTTCAGCCCCAGAAAGTTGAGCAGCTTCATGGTCACGCGGGTATCCTCTGCGGCAATGAAATCTGCCGCGCCAAAGGTGGCTGCCACACGGGGCGGCATGTCATCCAGGTTGCCGATGGGTGTGGCAACGATATAAAGAGTACCTGCCATAGTATCCTCCCATTTGATTTGTACAAAACCTCTCCGTCATCCCTACGGGATGCCACCTCTCCTAATAGGAGAGGCAAGCACATTTGGCTCCCCTACTAGGAGCCGCAACCCGTACTTGGCGCGCAGCGCCTGAGAGGTTCAGCGTCCATACATTGCCGCGCCTGCCGAGATGAGCACATCTGGCTCGACCCGCAGCCCGGTTTTTCGGTTCTTCTGGGCTTCCACCAGAAACAGCCAGGGGGCGGCATCCGGCCGGTTCTTCACAAAGGCCAGCCGCTTGGGCTCCAGCCGGTTGGCCCGCAGGACCGCTAGCACCTCGGCCAGCCGCTCGGGCCGGTGGCAGAGCGAAAGCCGCCCGCCATCCTTCAGCAGCCGGAACGCGCATTTGCAGACATCGTCCAGCGTGCAGTCCGTCTCGTGGCGGGCAGTGGCCCGGGCCCTGTCGGCGGCCTGTTCCCCTGCCGTGAAATAGGGCGGGTTGCAGGCGCACAGGTCGTAGCTGCCCTCGCCCTCCCGGAAGGAGCGCAGGTCGGCGCAGACGGGCGTGATGTGCTCAATGCCCTGTTCGGTGCAGGCGGCGGCCAGCAGCGCGCTGGCTTCGGGCTGCAGCTCCAGCCCCAGGCAGGGGCCGCGGTGGCCCCGGTCGTGCCATTCCAGGCTCACGATGCCGCAGCCGGAGCACAGGTCGGCGGCACGCCAGGCCCGCTTTGGCTCCGAAAACCGGGCCAGCAGCAGCGCGTCTGAGCCAAAGCGGTGCACGGCTGAACAATAGACTCTTGTTCTATTATACAAAATCTCGGTGGAATGTTCCATATACAGCACCTAAAATC contains:
- the rsmI gene encoding 16S rRNA (cytidine(1402)-2'-O)-methyltransferase → MAGTLYIVATPIGNLDDMPPRVAATFGAADFIAAEDTRVTMKLLNFLGLKKPMVSYYEHALQKGEGILRRIEEGENCALCSDAGMPCVSDPGEVIVRDALARGIKVVPVPAASACVTALAVSGQDTSRWVFEGFLPVNKKQKRERLAELRGEKRTVIFYEAPHKLRTTLDDLTAAFGPERSITLCRELTKLHEEIWKTTLGEAQTHYAENDPRGEYVLVMAGAPAAEAEEELTLEQAAQRALELTRNGYAASAAAKAAAQGTPYSKSEVYKQLLALQAD
- a CDS encoding YfcE family phosphodiesterase, which produces MTKLLILSDSHNSASAVERILHAESDANAVVFLGDGLRDLEEALTLHPKMKVYAVAGNCDFGALEPLDGLAAFDQVVVFYTHGHMYGVKYDLDTLADAAAARGAEVALFGHTHKPIALQKNGVFLFNPGSCGRCYTGPNTYGVMLLDKGKITSFAHKEVPQQ
- a CDS encoding tRNA1(Val) (adenine(37)-N6)-methyltransferase; protein product: MEHSTEILYNRTRVYCSAVHRFGSDALLLARFSEPKRAWRAADLCSGCGIVSLEWHDRGHRGPCLGLELQPEASALLAAACTEQGIEHITPVCADLRSFREGEGSYDLCACNPPYFTAGEQAADRARATARHETDCTLDDVCKCAFRLLKDGGRLSLCHRPERLAEVLAVLRANRLEPKRLAFVKNRPDAAPWLFLVEAQKNRKTGLRVEPDVLISAGAAMYGR